The genomic region CCCGGCTTCCTCGACCTTCGATGCCACCCAGACCGCGGTCGTGGATGGCGCGCTGGTGCGGGTGATGAGCTGGTACGACAACGAATGGGGCTTCTCCAACCGCATGTCGGACACAGCCGCGTACTGGGGCCGGCTGTAACGGCGGCGATGTGCCAGCCCCCGACGCCAGGCGGCGGCGGGGGCGGCAGGAGCTGGGCATGATGGAATTGGGGATGGCATGATGCGCACGGACGAAATCCTCTGGCGGCTGCGGGACCTGCCGTGTGCCGACCTGGACACCATCGCCGCCGGCACGGCGTTGATCCTGGCGCCGCATCCGGACGACGAAAGCCTGGGCTGCGGCGGCCTGATCGCTGCCGCCAGCGTCCGGGGCCGGCCGCCGGTGGTCGTCGTGCTGACCGATGGGAACGAGCCGGAGGACGCCGTCGCCGGCGGTGCGCCGGTGCTGCTGCGGACACGGCACGAAGCCGAGACCCGCACGGCCACCGAACTGCTCGGCCTGCCGCGGGAGCGGTTGCATTTCCTCGGCCTGCCCAAGGCGCGGCTGCCGCAGTCCGGGCCCGGCTTCGACCAGGTGGTGGAGCAACTCGTCGCCCTGGCGCGCAGGCACGAGGTGGATACGGTCTGCACCACGTGGCAGCACGATCCGCATGCCGATCATGCCGCCGCGTACTGGATCGGTGCCGCCGTCGCACGCCGCATCGGCGGCAAGCTGCGCAGCTATCCGGTCTGGATCTGGACGCAGCACACGCGACAGGACCTGGCGGTCGAGGACATCGCCGGGTGGCGCCTCGACATCACCGCCGACCTCTCGCGCAAGCGTCGTGCCATCGCCGCGCATGCCTCTCAGTGTACGGCCCCGGCCGAGCCGGACGGGTGCCGGCTGTCCGCTGAAGTCATGCAGGTCTTCGACCGTTCCTTCGAGGTTTTCCTCCTGACTGAATGACAATGTCTGTTGCGGGAGATCATTCATGAATGCAATGCTGTTGATGACGGCCAGTGGCTCGGTGGTCTATTTGACCTCCTATCCGAGCATCACCGATCCTGCGCTGATCCAGCGGCTGCACCGCAAGGGAATCGGCAAGTTCATCGCCTACGAGATTCCGGTCGAGCTGGTACAGCAGCGCTATGGCGGGCATTTCACCGTCATCAGGCAGACCCTGGAAGAGCAGAACGGCCTGCGCATGCTCGATCTCAACGGGCAGCGCGCCTTCAAGCTGTTCCGCTTCGAGGAGCTGAAGGGCCCGATCCTGCACGAAGGTGAACTGGTCGAGTGAGGCGGGTCGGGCAGGATTCCTCCCAGGGGTCCGCCCACGCGGGGGCTTGGTGACAAGCCACTCCGGCCTGCCTAGTCTTCGCCCAAAACGGAGGAGGCCTTCATGAATGCTCCTGCTCCCGTGGCGGCGCGCAGCCCAGGCAGAATGCTCCCGGCGCCACGGCCATGAGATCCATCGACGCCGCCACCCTGCGGGGCTGGATCACCGATCGCCGGGAACTGGCCATCCTGGACGCACGGGAGGAAGGCGAATACGCCACCGGCCACCTGTTCTGGGCGGTGCCTTGCCCGTTGTCGCGCATGGAGATCCGCGCGCGGGCGCTGCTGCCCTCGCTCGCCACCCGCATCGTCTGCGTCGATGACGGACGGGAACTCGCCGTGCGCCTCGCCGGATGGCTGGAGAGCCTCGGCGCGGA from Rhodovastum atsumiense harbors:
- a CDS encoding PIG-L deacetylase family protein — encoded protein: MRTDEILWRLRDLPCADLDTIAAGTALILAPHPDDESLGCGGLIAAASVRGRPPVVVVLTDGNEPEDAVAGGAPVLLRTRHEAETRTATELLGLPRERLHFLGLPKARLPQSGPGFDQVVEQLVALARRHEVDTVCTTWQHDPHADHAAAYWIGAAVARRIGGKLRSYPVWIWTQHTRQDLAVEDIAGWRLDITADLSRKRRAIAAHASQCTAPAEPDGCRLSAEVMQVFDRSFEVFLLTE
- a CDS encoding cytosolic protein, which codes for MNAMLLMTASGSVVYLTSYPSITDPALIQRLHRKGIGKFIAYEIPVELVQQRYGGHFTVIRQTLEEQNGLRMLDLNGQRAFKLFRFEELKGPILHEGELVE